The DNA segment GGTCGTCGGCCTGTCCTGGTCGGAGCTCGGCCGCGCCGGGCAGATCGCCGTCTGCGCGTCGATCACCGCGGTGCTGCTCGGGCTCGCCGTGCTGGTGAGCAGGTGGCGTAGCTCCGTCTTCCTGATGCGCAGGCACACCGTGGCCTCGGTGCTCGCCAGCCTCGCGTCGATCGGCGCGGCGATCACCACCGACCTGGTCGCCGAGGTACTCGACGTCGTTACGGGCACGGACATCGCCGCCAGTGCCGTCGCCACGCTCGTCGGGGTCGGTACGTACGTCGCCTGGCGGGGCGCCCCCGCCGTGTGCGTCATGTTCGTCGGCGGCCTGTTCACCACCGTCAGCGCGCTCGACCTCGCGTTCGACGAGCAGGTCCTGCGGTACGAGCTGGTGATCTTCGGCTACGGCGCCGCGTGGGCCGCGGCCGGCCGGCTGCTGCGCAACCCGCACGTGCCCGGCGTGCTCGGCGGGCTGCTCGCGGTCGGCAGCGCCGAGATGTTGGCCACCGAGGCGCACGGCTGGCTGGGGCTCGTCCTCGGTGTGGTCGCGGTGGCCGGGATGTTCGTGCTGTTCCGGTTCACCAGGCGCTGGTGGTACGCGGCGGTCGGCGTGCTCGGCGCCCTCCTGGTGCCGACCACGGCGGTCGCGCAGATCTGGGCCGACGGCCGGCTGGCGGCAGCGGTGCTGCTCGCGATCGGCGTGCTGCTCGTGGTGGCGGCGCTCCTGCTGGCCCGACGCACCCGCACCCACGAGGGCCGGCACGCGGGCGGCCACCACGCCGCGCCCGGGGTCTAGCGCAGACCCACCCGGCGTTGCGCCGCCAGCTGGATCAGGCGGTCCACCAGAGCCGGGTAGTCCAGGCCGTGGGCGGCCCACAGCTGCGGGAACATCGACATCGGGGTGAAGCCCGGCATCGTGTTCAGCTCGTTCACCAGCACCCGGCCGTCGGTGGTGTAGAAGAAGTCCACCCGGGCCAGGCCCTCGCACGACATGGCCTCGAACACCTGCACGGCCAGCTCCCGGGCGCGCTGCGCGACCGCGGCCGGCACGTCGGCGGGGATGTGCAGGTCGAGGTGCTCCTCGTCGAGGTACTTGGCCTCGAAGTCGTAGAACTCGTGGTCGCTGCCGTACCCGATCTCCCCCGGCGGGGTCGCCTCAGGCGGGTCGTCACCGAGGCCCTCGAGCACCGCACACTCGATCTCCCGGCCGTCGACCATCGCCTCGACGAGCACCTTCGGGTCGTGCTCGCGCGCGGTCTCGACCGCCTCGACGAGGCTGGCGACGTCGGTCGCCTTCGACACGCCCATGCTCGACCCGGCCCGTGCGGGCTTCACGAACACCGGGAAGCCGAGCTCCGCGACCTGCGCGAGCACCCGGTCGCGGTGCTGCCGCCAGTCCCGGTCGCGCACCACCACGTACGGACCCACCTCGATGCCGTGCCCCTGCAGCACGACCTTCGTGTAGTGCTTGTCCATCGACGCGGCGGACGCCAGCACCCCGGAACCGACGTACCTGATGCCGGCCATCTCGAACAGGCCCTGGATGGTGCCGTCCTCGCCGTACGGGCCGTGCAGCAGCGGCAGCACCACGTCGACGGCGCCCAGCTCACGCGGCACCTCGTCCTGCTCGACGACCACCAGCCCGCGGCTGGCCCCGTCCGAGGGCACCACCACCTCGGCGCCGGTCGGGTCGACCTCGGGCAGCTTGCCGTTCTCGATGGCGAGGCGTTCCGGCTCGGCCGAGCTCAGCACCCACCGGCCGTCGTGCGCGATGCCGATCGGCACGATCTCGTACTTCTCCGGGTCCATCGCCTGCATCACGCTGCCGGCGGTCGAGCACGAGATCGCGTGCTCGCTGCTGCGTCCGCCGAAGACGACGGCGACGCGGATCTTGTCGGGCTGCTCACTCATTCCGAGCGACCATACTCCTCATGACCGGACCGGCGCCTGTCAGCATGGGCGCATGAACGATGCGTCCGCACCTCGCCACACCGCGCCCGACACGATCGCCGTCACCGCAGGACGGCCACCGCACACCCCCGACGCCCCGCTTAACCCACCGCTCGTCCTCGCCGCCACCTACGCCGCCGGCGGCGACCTGGAGTACGGCCGGTACGGCAACCCCGTCTGGCAGGCCTTCGAGGAGGTGCTCGGCGAGCTGGAAGGCGGCCGGGCGCTCGTCTTCGCGTCCGGCATGGCCGCGGCGAACGCCCTGCTCGACACCGTCCCCGACGGCGCCGCGATCGCCGCGCCAAGGCACGCCTATCTGGGCGTGCTCGCCCTGGTCGAGCAGGCACGGCAGCGCGGGCGGGTGGAGGCCCGCACGCTCGAGGTCGCCGATACCGACACCATCCGGGCAACCGCACCGAACGCCGCGATGGTCTGGCTGGAGTCGCCCACCAACCCGGCGCTCGAGGTCGCGGACCTCTCGGCCGCGTGCGCCGTCGCGCACGAGCACGGCGCGGTCGCCGTGGTGGACAACACGTTCGCCACCCCGCTGCTCCAGCGGCCGCTCGACCTCGGCGCCGACGCCGTGCTGCACTCCGCGACGAAGTTCCTCGCCGGCCACAGCGACGTGCAGCTCGGCGCGATCGTGACCCGCAACGACGCGCTCTACGACCGGCTGGACGCGCACCGGCGTGCCGCCGGCGCCATCCCCGGCCCGTTCGAGACGTGGCTGGCGCTGCGTGGCATCCGCACGCTGCACCTGCGCGTCGAGCGGGCGCAGGAGAACGCCGGCGTGCTGGCGCAGCGGCTCGCCGGCCACCAGGCGGTGCAGCGGGTGCGCTACCCGGGCCTGCCGGACGACCCCGGCCACGCGCGCGCAACCGAGCAGATGGCCGGCTACGGCGCCATCGTCTGCATCGAGCTCGCGGACGCGGAGACCGCCGACGCCATGTGCAAGCACCTCAGGCTGTGGGTCAACTCCACCAGCCTCGGCGGCGTGGAGTCGACGCTGGAGCGGCGGCGGCGCTGGCCGGGCGAGCCGACGACCATCCCCGAGGGCCTGCTGCGGCTGTCCGTCGGCGTGGAGAACGTCGACGACCTGTGGGCCGACCTCGCCCAGGCCCTGGACGCGGTAGCGACCTGACGGTCAGGAGTACGCGAACTGCTCGAAGTGGCGTTCGACCACGTTCACCGCGTGCGAGAGACCGTCCTCGGCACGCAGCCGCCGGCCCACGCGTGCCGCGTTGGCGGCGATCCCCGGGTCGGACGTCGCCTGCCGGATCGCCGCGGTGAGCTTCGCCGCGGACAGCCCACGGATCGGTTTCGTCCCCGCGCCGAGCTCCACCACCCGGCGGGCCCAGAACGGCTGGTCGCCGAAGAACGGCACGATCACGCTCGGCACGCCTGCGCGCAGCGTCGCCGCGGTGGTGCCCGCGCCGCCGTGGTGCACGACGGCCGCCGCCCTGGGCAGCAGCCAGTGGTACGGGATCTCCGGCACGTAGCAGATCCGGTCGTCGTCCAGCTCGGCGCGGTCGAAGCCGCCGACGAGCACGCCCCGCCTGCCGCTGCGCGCGAGCGCCTCGCTCGCCACCCGCGCCAGCCGGGTCGGGTCCCAGGACGCCATGCTGCCGAACGTGATCACGACCGGCGGTTCGCCCGCGTCGAGGAACCGCACCAGGTCCGCCGGCGGCGACCAGCTCGGCGCCGGCTCGTTGAACCAGTAGCCGGCCATGTGCAACCACGGACCCCAGTCCGGCGGCCGCGGCACGACCGACTCGCTGAACCCGTACAACACGGACTGGCGCCGCTTGTGCGCGTAGCCGAGCGGGGTGTTCCAGCGCAGCGGTAGCTGCCCGAACGTGTGCCTGATCCGGTTGCCCTGCCGCTGGAACGGTCGCCAGGCCAGCTGTTCGAGCAACACGTGGGTGAGCCGGTTGTACGGCCCGCCGAGCAGCGGTGCCTCGGGGAACCCGACCGCGGGGAACGCGCTCGTGCGGTTCTTCGGCCACAGCGACACCAGCATGCTCGGCACCCCGAGCTGCTCCGTGACGTCGCCCACGTTCACCAGCGGCGTGAAGAGCAGCGCCTCGGCGTCGTCGACCGCGTTGCACAGATCGTTCGCCAGCCCCTCGGCGACGGGTTCGAGCAGCCGGCGCAGCCGGATCGCCTGCGCACCCACACCGCCGGCACCGCTGATCATCTTGCGACCCTCGGAGTCGCTCAGCACCTCGCGCGCGGACGGCCCGACGCGCACGAAGTCGAGCCCGGCGCCCTCCACCATGCCGGCGAAGTCGGGCGCCGTGCCGATCCGCACCCGATGGCCGGCGCGGTCGAGCGCGCCGGCAAGTGCGACCAGCGGCTCGACGTCGCCTCGGGAGCCGATCGCGACAACCGTTATCCGCATCGCGGTGTGTCACCTCACCGTGGTGCCGTAGTTTGCGCGTCGGGGCAGCGACGGTATTTTCGTCGGGATGCACCGTGACACCGTCGCACTTTCCAGCGTACCGGCGGCCAGTAAGCGATCTGGGCGACAGCAGGTATGCAAACGGTAAAGTGGCGGCACTGCTTTTCGGTGTCGGTGGCGTTCACCCGTCGGCACTGGATCTTCCTCGCCGTCGCCCTTGGCGGCAGCGTGCTCCGCGTCCTCGTGCAGGTCGCATACGAGCCGGCCATCCTGTACATCGACTCGTTCAGCTACCTGGCCACCGCCGCGGACAGTGACCCGGACCCGAGCCGGGCCAGGCCGATCGGCTACAGCGCGCTCCTGCTTGGCTGGCTGCTGCCACTGCGTGACTTGTCTCTCATCACCACGGTGCAGCACCTACTCGGCGTAGCCATGGGAGCACTGATCTACGCGCTGCTCCTCCGCCGGCAGGCGCCGCGGTGGCTGGCGACACTGGCGGCGGCACCGATCCTGCTCGACGGCTACCAGCTGCAGATCGAGCAGAACATCATGACCGACACGCTGTTCCAGGCGCTGGTCCTGGCCGCGTTCGCCACCTTGCTGTGGCGGCGGGAGCCGCACCCCACCGCCGCGGCGGCGGTCGGCCTGCTGCTCGGCCTCGCGGTGACCGTCCGGCCGGTCGGGCTGCTGCTCATCGGCGTGGTGCTCGGTTACGCGCTGCTGGTG comes from the Streptosporangiales bacterium genome and includes:
- a CDS encoding D-alanine--D-alanine ligase; protein product: MSEQPDKIRVAVVFGGRSSEHAISCSTAGSVMQAMDPEKYEIVPIGIAHDGRWVLSSAEPERLAIENGKLPEVDPTGAEVVVPSDGASRGLVVVEQDEVPRELGAVDVVLPLLHGPYGEDGTIQGLFEMAGIRYVGSGVLASAASMDKHYTKVVLQGHGIEVGPYVVVRDRDWRQHRDRVLAQVAELGFPVFVKPARAGSSMGVSKATDVASLVEAVETAREHDPKVLVEAMVDGREIECAVLEGLGDDPPEATPPGEIGYGSDHEFYDFEAKYLDEEHLDLHIPADVPAAVAQRARELAVQVFEAMSCEGLARVDFFYTTDGRVLVNELNTMPGFTPMSMFPQLWAAHGLDYPALVDRLIQLAAQRRVGLR
- a CDS encoding aminotransferase class I/II-fold pyridoxal phosphate-dependent enzyme; this encodes MNDASAPRHTAPDTIAVTAGRPPHTPDAPLNPPLVLAATYAAGGDLEYGRYGNPVWQAFEEVLGELEGGRALVFASGMAAANALLDTVPDGAAIAAPRHAYLGVLALVEQARQRGRVEARTLEVADTDTIRATAPNAAMVWLESPTNPALEVADLSAACAVAHEHGAVAVVDNTFATPLLQRPLDLGADAVLHSATKFLAGHSDVQLGAIVTRNDALYDRLDAHRRAAGAIPGPFETWLALRGIRTLHLRVERAQENAGVLAQRLAGHQAVQRVRYPGLPDDPGHARATEQMAGYGAIVCIELADAETADAMCKHLRLWVNSTSLGGVESTLERRRRWPGEPTTIPEGLLRLSVGVENVDDLWADLAQALDAVAT
- a CDS encoding glycosyltransferase, whose amino-acid sequence is MRITVVAIGSRGDVEPLVALAGALDRAGHRVRIGTAPDFAGMVEGAGLDFVRVGPSAREVLSDSEGRKMISGAGGVGAQAIRLRRLLEPVAEGLANDLCNAVDDAEALLFTPLVNVGDVTEQLGVPSMLVSLWPKNRTSAFPAVGFPEAPLLGGPYNRLTHVLLEQLAWRPFQRQGNRIRHTFGQLPLRWNTPLGYAHKRRQSVLYGFSESVVPRPPDWGPWLHMAGYWFNEPAPSWSPPADLVRFLDAGEPPVVITFGSMASWDPTRLARVASEALARSGRRGVLVGGFDRAELDDDRICYVPEIPYHWLLPRAAAVVHHGGAGTTAATLRAGVPSVIVPFFGDQPFWARRVVELGAGTKPIRGLSAAKLTAAIRQATSDPGIAANAARVGRRLRAEDGLSHAVNVVERHFEQFAYS